A section of the Paenibacillus odorifer genome encodes:
- a CDS encoding NAD(P)/FAD-dependent oxidoreductase yields the protein MYENQTSMHHKLFIIGAGAAGLMAAVTACDMGIDTAILESNDRIGKKILMTGDGRCNITNESTATGTDEAVALSRKYHSNQPGFPLKVVQQFGIRQTIDFFSFLGLPLTRLKDGLMYPMSLQAAAVLDIFQLALEDRNVPVYLNNKVLDVTVSKNHPRFKIKCQTETEEEVVYTSDYLLLSAGGLAGPNAGKEPPGYTLAERLGHTLIEPLPAIVQLKLQYPNMRALSTIKSQGQAHIIVNGKVIGSEQGEIAFTDYGITGPPILQLSRKAAYHLARGEQVKLSVDLMPDRTEEELVEFLERLWETFGHRTVADSLVGIFNKKLVTVLLKETGLDQQPQLLCQALSLKTKEKFYRILKRWEFKVTDTNGFTNAQVTAGGIDTSEIIEGTLESKLVPGLYLAGEVMDVDGDFGGYNLQWAWSSGYVAAMALAKSIQ from the coding sequence TTACTGCGTGTGATATGGGTATCGATACTGCCATTCTGGAGAGTAACGACCGGATTGGAAAGAAAATATTAATGACAGGTGATGGGCGCTGCAACATTACGAATGAATCCACTGCGACAGGTACGGATGAAGCAGTCGCTTTATCGCGTAAGTATCACAGTAATCAGCCCGGATTTCCACTTAAGGTAGTACAGCAATTTGGCATCCGTCAGACCATTGATTTTTTCTCCTTTCTCGGGCTTCCGCTTACAAGATTGAAGGATGGCTTGATGTACCCGATGTCGCTGCAGGCAGCAGCGGTGCTGGATATTTTCCAGCTTGCGCTGGAGGATCGGAATGTTCCGGTGTACCTCAATAACAAAGTGTTGGATGTTACTGTTTCGAAGAATCATCCGCGCTTCAAGATAAAATGCCAAACGGAGACAGAGGAGGAGGTTGTTTATACTAGCGACTATCTACTTCTATCTGCAGGTGGCCTTGCCGGTCCAAATGCGGGAAAAGAACCTCCTGGGTATACACTTGCTGAACGTCTGGGACACACCCTGATTGAGCCTTTACCGGCCATTGTGCAACTGAAGCTGCAATATCCGAATATGAGAGCACTGTCCACTATCAAATCTCAGGGACAAGCTCATATTATTGTAAACGGTAAAGTCATCGGCAGTGAACAGGGCGAAATTGCCTTTACGGACTATGGTATTACTGGTCCGCCAATTCTCCAGCTAAGCAGGAAGGCTGCGTATCATCTTGCAAGAGGAGAACAGGTGAAATTATCGGTGGATCTGATGCCTGACCGCACGGAGGAAGAGTTAGTTGAGTTTTTAGAAAGGCTCTGGGAGACTTTTGGACACCGGACGGTTGCAGATTCTCTCGTTGGCATCTTTAACAAGAAGCTTGTTACGGTCCTACTCAAGGAGACCGGCTTAGATCAGCAGCCACAGCTGCTTTGCCAGGCTCTGTCGTTGAAAACTAAGGAGAAATTTTATCGAATCTTGAAGCGCTGGGAATTTAAGGTGACGGATACTAATGGCTTTACGAATGCACAAGTGACAGCTGGCGGCATCGATACGTCGGAAATAATCGAAGGAACGCTGGAATCCAAGCTAGTACCTGGGCTTTATTTGGCTGGCGAAGTGATGGATGTGGACGGAGACTTCGGCGGCTATAACCTACAATGGGCTTGGAGTTCCGGATATGTGGCCGCCATGGCGCTAGCTAAGTCAATTCAATAA